A window of Deinococcus aerophilus contains these coding sequences:
- a CDS encoding ABC transporter substrate-binding protein has translation MKKALLSTLLATSALLSSAGAATLVFGGNGEPISLEPANVTDGISILVQLQIYDTLVGFKKGTTDLVPALATSWVPNANSTAWTFKLRPGVKFHDGTPVNADAIVFNLSRWWDKSHPYGFRDQGRTFEIIGDLLGGFKGDPTAVIKNIVKVDNLTVRVDLNKSSTVLPQVLAAGYFGIASPTAIKKEGAKYGTPASKPVGSGPFIFQSWRTGDRVILAPNKTYWGEKPKVDQLVIRNIKDPSQRLNEVKAGTIDFASDLTPDSLKSIQADKNLVAIKRPSFNVGFVSMNNNNQYLKNQKVRQAVSMAINTKAIAGAFWNGLAVSDASFVPPVLAWANSSKVPADYKFDPAAAKKMLAEAGYPNGFSIDLWYMPVSRPYFPNPKPIAEAIAADLSAIGIKVNLKTEDWAKYLEDRNATPGFDMYMIGWIGDYGDPDNFYGAYYGENGSSDIGWNPPELQKLLEQGRAATTQAAKAKIYSQIHEMTYNAAYRVPIAHSQPLAVAQTYVKGWTPSPLGIESFNTISIAGKK, from the coding sequence GTGAAGAAGGCACTTCTGAGCACCCTGCTCGCCACCTCGGCCCTCCTGTCTTCCGCCGGTGCCGCCACGCTGGTCTTCGGCGGCAACGGCGAACCCATCAGCCTGGAACCGGCCAACGTCACCGACGGCATCAGCATTCTGGTGCAGCTCCAGATCTACGACACCCTGGTGGGGTTCAAGAAGGGCACCACCGACCTCGTGCCGGCCCTGGCCACCTCATGGGTGCCCAACGCCAATTCGACGGCCTGGACCTTCAAGCTGCGCCCGGGCGTGAAGTTCCATGACGGCACCCCGGTCAACGCCGACGCCATCGTGTTCAACCTCAGCCGCTGGTGGGACAAGAGCCACCCCTACGGCTTCCGCGACCAGGGCCGCACCTTCGAGATCATCGGCGACCTGCTCGGCGGCTTCAAGGGTGACCCCACCGCCGTCATCAAGAACATCGTCAAGGTGGATAACCTGACCGTACGGGTAGACCTGAACAAGTCCAGTACCGTGTTGCCGCAGGTGCTCGCCGCCGGCTACTTTGGCATCGCGTCCCCCACCGCCATCAAGAAGGAGGGCGCCAAGTACGGCACGCCCGCGAGCAAGCCCGTCGGCTCGGGCCCCTTCATCTTCCAGAGCTGGCGCACCGGTGACCGCGTGATCCTGGCCCCCAACAAGACGTACTGGGGCGAGAAGCCCAAGGTGGACCAGCTGGTCATCCGGAATATCAAAGACCCGTCGCAGCGCCTGAATGAAGTGAAAGCAGGGACCATTGACTTCGCGAGTGATCTGACCCCGGACAGCCTCAAGAGCATCCAGGCCGACAAGAATCTGGTGGCGATCAAGCGCCCCAGCTTCAACGTGGGCTTCGTCAGCATGAACAACAACAACCAGTACCTGAAAAACCAGAAGGTGCGTCAGGCCGTCTCCATGGCGATCAACACCAAAGCCATTGCGGGTGCGTTCTGGAATGGGCTCGCGGTCAGCGATGCCAGCTTCGTGCCGCCGGTCCTGGCCTGGGCCAACAGCAGCAAGGTGCCGGCCGACTACAAGTTTGACCCGGCCGCCGCCAAGAAGATGCTCGCCGAGGCCGGCTACCCCAACGGCTTCTCGATCGACCTGTGGTACATGCCGGTCAGCCGTCCGTACTTCCCCAACCCCAAACCCATCGCCGAGGCGATCGCCGCCGACCTCTCGGCCATCGGCATCAAGGTCAACCTCAAGACCGAGGACTGGGCCAAGTACCTGGAGGACCGCAACGCCACCCCCGGCTTCGACATGTACATGATCGGCTGGATCGGCGACTACGGCGACCCGGACAACTTCTACGGTGCGTACTACGGCGAGAACGGCAGCAGCGACATCGGCTGGAACCCGCCCGAGTTGCAGAAGCTGCTGGAACAGGGCCGCGCCGCGACCACCCAGGCGGCCAAGGCCAAGATCTACAGCCAGATTCACGAGATGACCTACAACGCGGCGTACCGCGTGCCGATCGCCCACAGCCAGCCGCTCGCGGTCGCCCAGACCTACGTCAAGGGCTGGACCCCCAGCCCGCTGGGCATCGAGTCCTTCAACACCATCAGCATCGCCGGCAAGAAGTAA
- a CDS encoding CAP domain-containing protein, which yields MKTPLKILFLGALSLSLAACGDLSVGFPPGTDLSAGGTPPATAPSGPVAGGVNPACPAAFPSAAPCTAADGGALTPSDTEVAALNYLNELRTRGTLRGSTTDPRGYSIYYNACAEALWARDHGGVPALSFESHVHYAAHMHANYLTVNMVAVGNGLTHTQIPGKPGFTGVTVGDRLNLAGARITTGGAENVRAGNMVNLMPPDELAYEAIRGFLNSPPHCKNMMYQGSGYVGIGVGRQDDPTFGSLVLNAVW from the coding sequence ATGAAAACACCCCTGAAGATCCTGTTCCTCGGCGCGCTGAGCCTGTCCCTGGCGGCGTGCGGCGACCTCTCGGTGGGCTTTCCTCCCGGCACCGACCTCAGCGCGGGCGGCACCCCTCCCGCCACCGCGCCCAGCGGTCCGGTGGCCGGCGGCGTCAACCCCGCGTGTCCGGCGGCGTTTCCCAGCGCCGCGCCGTGCACCGCCGCTGACGGCGGCGCACTGACGCCCAGCGACACCGAGGTCGCCGCCCTGAACTACCTCAACGAGTTGCGCACGCGCGGCACCCTGCGCGGCAGCACCACCGACCCGCGCGGCTACAGCATCTACTACAACGCCTGCGCCGAGGCGCTGTGGGCGCGCGACCACGGCGGCGTGCCGGCCCTGAGCTTCGAGAGCCACGTGCACTACGCCGCGCACATGCACGCCAACTACCTCACCGTGAACATGGTCGCCGTCGGGAACGGCTTGACCCACACCCAGATCCCCGGCAAGCCCGGCTTCACCGGCGTGACCGTTGGCGACCGCCTGAACCTCGCCGGTGCCCGCATCACCACCGGCGGGGCAGAAAACGTCAGGGCCGGCAACATGGTCAACCTGATGCCGCCCGACGAACTCGCGTACGAGGCCATCCGCGGATTCCTCAACAGCCCCCCACACTGCAAAAACATGATGTATCAGGGTTCCGGATATGTCGGCATCGGCGTCGGCCGTCAGGACGACCCCACCTTCGGATCCCTGGTCCTCAACGCAGTGTGGTAA
- a CDS encoding zinc ribbon domain-containing protein produces MPDTLDIEHELYPTPAQRARLERQRQVAADVWRALSARPGLGRDRLRAVAGQVGWTDDLAGATLDDLAAAFGRAACAGPLPAGPPDVLRVAARPLSDHAVELGGLETPVAAPLFLLPHAARHAAAQWQAQFLGRLHAEQTELTRLAVLGDAAADARLLGHLARWDAPPAPPLPAPPCPVVRLTLLERPRLRWGPDPRLIWTFRVEDIAPPRQAGLIAADPGMRRLWTLRSARGVTRYDNPMPGRWRPPQAAAPPGTLRRRWDLDAARLRRQALLVTTCLRPVHDAALRELLDHPELAVEDLNLRGFERVRADYLAWAGWSGALIQHRYLLDVARLSRRLVVVPAHAGATRTCARCLTPRGVRFRGRQGRCRACGAALDRDDNAAENLYRLGQAGLR; encoded by the coding sequence GTGCCCGACACCCTCGACATCGAACACGAGCTGTATCCCACCCCGGCGCAGCGGGCGCGCCTGGAACGTCAGCGGCAGGTGGCCGCCGACGTGTGGCGCGCCCTGAGCGCCCGGCCCGGCCTGGGCCGCGACCGCCTGCGCGCCGTGGCCGGCCAGGTCGGCTGGACCGACGACCTGGCCGGCGCCACCCTCGACGACCTCGCGGCCGCGTTCGGGCGGGCCGCGTGCGCCGGCCCGCTGCCGGCCGGACCGCCGGACGTCCTGCGGGTGGCCGCCCGGCCCCTGAGCGACCACGCGGTCGAGCTCGGCGGCCTGGAGACGCCGGTGGCCGCGCCGCTGTTCCTGCTGCCCCACGCGGCGAGACACGCGGCGGCGCAGTGGCAGGCCCAGTTCCTGGGCCGCCTGCACGCCGAACAGACCGAACTCACCCGGCTGGCCGTGCTGGGCGACGCCGCGGCCGACGCCCGACTGCTCGGCCACCTCGCCCGCTGGGACGCGCCCCCGGCCCCCCCTCTTCCCGCTCCGCCGTGTCCGGTGGTGCGGCTGACGCTGCTCGAGCGCCCCCGGCTGCGCTGGGGCCCGGACCCGCGGCTGATCTGGACCTTCCGGGTCGAGGACATCGCTCCGCCCCGACAGGCCGGCCTGATCGCCGCCGATCCGGGCATGCGGCGGCTGTGGACGCTGCGCAGCGCCCGGGGGGTGACGCGGTACGACAACCCCATGCCCGGCCGCTGGCGGCCCCCGCAGGCCGCGGCGCCGCCGGGCACGCTGCGGCGGCGCTGGGACCTGGACGCGGCCCGGCTGCGCCGTCAGGCGCTGCTCGTGACCACCTGCCTGCGGCCGGTCCACGACGCGGCGCTGCGCGAGCTGCTCGACCACCCCGAGCTCGCCGTCGAGGACCTGAACCTGCGTGGGTTCGAGCGCGTGCGCGCGGACTACCTCGCGTGGGCCGGCTGGAGCGGCGCGCTGATCCAGCACCGCTACCTGCTCGACGTGGCCCGGCTGAGCCGCCGGCTGGTGGTGGTGCCCGCCCACGCCGGCGCGACCCGCACCTGCGCGCGCTGCCTGACCCCCCGGGGGGTGCGCTTCCGTGGGCGTCAGGGACGCTGCCGGGCGTGCGGCGCGGCGCTGGACCGCGACGACAACGCGGCCGAGAACCTGTACCGGCTCGGCCAGGCGGGGCTGCGGTGA
- a CDS encoding phage NrS-1 polymerase family protein: MTGAAARIARVEAHWPLLDRPRWWLWQARRRAGGGVGKVPVVPVPGGGLRAHDAGDPRAWRPWAAVRADHRAGRGDGVDFALGGGLVCVDLDGCLDAHGVPDATAAALLAALPGYAERSPSGTGLHLFAWAVPGPPGTPEPGNRRAGRLELLRRGLITVTGDVWPGHAGPPSSAAALARVAALEARPPSGPVPPGAGRAALLSPPTDAEVLARLLALRNAPKLARLLAGDLRGYPSPSEADFALARMLRFATQDPGQIQRVMRACALARARWDRPDGAGRSYLQRTVERALALGGPTLPHPPSPPGEPS; encoded by the coding sequence GTGACCGGGGCGGCCGCCCGGATCGCCCGCGTGGAGGCCCACTGGCCGCTGCTTGACCGCCCGCGCTGGTGGCTGTGGCAGGCCCGCCGGCGCGCCGGCGGAGGGGTGGGCAAGGTGCCGGTCGTCCCCGTGCCGGGCGGGGGCCTGCGGGCGCACGACGCCGGAGACCCGCGCGCGTGGCGGCCGTGGGCCGCGGTGCGCGCCGACCACCGTGCCGGGCGCGGCGACGGCGTGGACTTCGCCCTGGGCGGCGGACTGGTGTGCGTCGACCTCGACGGCTGCCTGGATGCTCACGGAGTGCCCGACGCCACCGCCGCGGCGCTGCTCGCTGCGCTACCCGGCTACGCCGAGCGCTCGCCGTCGGGCACGGGCCTGCACCTGTTCGCGTGGGCCGTGCCCGGGCCGCCCGGAACCCCGGAACCGGGCAACCGGCGTGCCGGACGATTGGAGCTGCTGCGCCGCGGGCTGATCACGGTCACCGGCGACGTGTGGCCGGGCCACGCGGGCCCGCCCTCGAGCGCCGCCGCGCTGGCGCGGGTCGCGGCGCTGGAGGCGCGGCCGCCCTCCGGGCCGGTGCCGCCCGGCGCCGGCCGCGCCGCGCTGCTTTCCCCCCCCACCGACGCCGAGGTCCTGGCCCGGCTGCTCGCGCTCCGGAACGCCCCCAAGCTGGCCCGGCTGCTCGCCGGCGACCTGCGGGGCTACCCCAGCCCGTCGGAGGCGGACTTCGCGCTCGCCCGCATGCTGCGCTTCGCCACGCAGGACCCGGGGCAGATCCAGCGCGTGATGCGCGCGTGCGCCCTGGCGCGCGCGCGCTGGGACCGTCCCGACGGGGCGGGACGCAGCTACCTTCAGCGCACCGTCGAGCGCGCCCTCGCCCTGGGCGGCCCCACGCTGCCCCACCCCCCCTCACCCCCAGGAGAACCGTCATGA